Within Phragmitibacter flavus, the genomic segment CCTCGCGCCAGCAATGATTAATCATGCCTTGGCAAACAACAGATCAAGATCGTAGGGAACCGCCAATTCGGGCATCTCATGGCGTGAGAAATATCGGAGTTCTTTGGTCTCGCCGGTATCGATGACCGCTTCCGAGCTCCCGACCTCACACTCGAACAGAACGATCACATACTCGACCTGATCGCCGTTGGAGTAGGTGTATCGATAGGGGGAACCGCCAAGCACTCCCCGAACGCGAAGATTGGTGCCGTGAATGCCAGTTTCTTCCAGAATTTCACGAAGCACGGCTTGTTCGGGAGATTCTCCGGGTTCGATAGCCCCTGCGGGAAGGCTCCACGACCCGTTATGCTTCAATTGCAAAAGCAAACGGCCGTCTTCATCGTGAATGACGGCCGCCACGGATGGCATGATCAGAAGGTCGTGTCCGACTGCGTTCCGCAGACTCTGGTAGTAAGGTGACATCTCAAGAAGCAAACCCTACCCAACCGTGCCTGGCTGCGTTGAGGATAACATGCTCAGGCCTTTTTCTTCGGTGCTTCTGGCAGGCCTTGACCGGGTTTTGGATCGAGGTTCGCCTTGAGATCTTCCGGAGTGAGGGTGGTCTCGACTCCTTCCGCAGGGACTTCGGCTTTGGCAGTCCAGAGAATGGCGTTGAGAAGCAGTTTGCGTTGGGAATCGTTGCCCCAGCTGGCGTGGAAGTGACCGCCGGTGAAGCCGAATCCGCGACCGCCACCTTCTCTCTCCGCAGCCCAGGCGACGTGTTGAGGTTGTTTCGCGGCCACCGCTTCACGAACGGCGGGGTTGCCGCTGTGTTTGCCATCAGGACGGCTCATGGTGTCGTCGGGTGGGACGTCGGTCAGGATTGGGGTGACGCCTTTCATGTTGGAACGGAAACGCATGTGAAAATACCATTCGTCGCGGGTGGTGAATGGTTTGACGCCGTTGCTGATGGGATGCTGGGGAATGTTGGTGAAGTTGGCATCCCAGTGTGGGTTGACACTCCAGTTGGTTTCAAAACAGCCGCCAATCCAGTCGATGAACTCCTTGTTGCCTTTTTCCAACGTGGGCTCAACCGCATAATGGATGCAAAGCAAACCGGCACCGCGATCCATCTCCTTTTGCAATTGCTGAAGCCGGTCGCCTTGCAACGCAGGGTGCCCGCCACCGCCGTCGGAATAGATCACGATGGTGTCGGCTTTGGCCAAAGTTTCGTCTGCGGGCCACTCGCCGCTGAGGTGAACTTTAACGTCCACAGGCGCTTTGGCATCGGCGAGACACTTGGCGAAAAGCTGCACGCCGGCGTTGTGTTCGTGCTGACCCGGGCCGTGGGAAGGTTTGCCGGCAATGAAGACGACAAACTTATTGTCGTTCGCCGACAAAGGTTGGGCCGCGAAAGCGGCGACAAGGGTGAGAAGGGTAAGGAAGCGCAGGGTCATGGGTCTACTGGGTTGGAAATCGAATCAGATCGGATTGAATCGTTGAACGTGGTTTGATTAGATAGGCTAGAAGAACAGAAAACGTGGTTGGCATCAAGAGCCTTTCGGCGGGTTTGAGTCCTGTTGTGCCCCAAGGCCGGGTATGGATGCCCGCAATCCTGTTGCCACCAGCGACTTTCCAGCGAAGATAGGGGTTATGAGAACGTCGAACCCCACCATGAGTGAGAGCACCTTTATCGATGTTGCACCCCACGGTGGAGCGGTGATGACGCTTCAAGGCACGGTCAACAAGACGTTGATTTTTCTCGGGCTGCTGTGCACCACTGCGATGTGGAGCTGGAACCGGTTTTGGTCGGACCCTTCCTCCGCCATGCCATTTATCTTGGGCGGGGCGATTGCCGGGTTGGTTTTGGCATTGATCACCGCCTGGAAAAAGCAGTGGGCTCCGATCACGGGATCGCTCTACGCAGTGGCGGAGGGTCTTTTCGTGGGAGCTCTCTCAGCGCTGTATGCCAGTCAATATGAAGGCATTGTGCCGCAGGCGATTTTGCTGACGGTCGGGGTGCTGCTGGCGTTGCTGGCGGCCTACACCACGCGGCTGATCAAACCCTCGCAAAATTTCAAGATGGGCATCGCGGCGGCCACCGGCGGCATTGCTTTGGTGTATATCGCGACGCTGGTGTTGGGCATGTTTGGCATTCAGGTTCCCTTCATTCACGGCAACGGATTGTTCGGCATTGGATTCAGCCTATTTGTGGTGATCATCGCGGCATTGAATCTGGTGCTCGATTTTGATTTTATTGAGAACGGCGTTTCAGCAGGCGCGCCGAAGTATCTTGAGTGGTATGCGGCGTTTGGATTGTTGGTAACGCTGGTCTGGCTCTACGTCGAGATCCTGCGTTTGCTGGCCAAACTGGCCGGACGAAAGGAGTAGAAGTGGGACGCAGGCGGGTCTCGACATTCGAATTCCCATGATGCCATGAAAGCGCTTCTGGTCAGCTTGATTTTGTGGGGGACCGCCTTGGTGTTGTCCGCCACCGCCCAGTCGGTGGAAGATCCAACGAAAATCCCGGTGTATGTGACGCCATTCTACAATTCCAAAGGCCCGAAAATTGAGGTCGGCGAATTCAGTGCGGGGCTGGCTTCGAAAGACGAGAAGACGTTTGTCGAAACCATCAAGAAGATGCGGCAAAACTGGGACCGGCTGAGCTTTGAATCGATGTATGTGGCGGCCGTTCGTCTTTATGACCTCGGATTTCGGGATGAGTCGGTCTACTGGTTTTATTCGGCGCAATATCGCGGTCGTCTGTTTGGGGTGCTCGTCGATCCGGCATCGGCCAAGGAGATGGGGCAACCGGGATTCGAGCGCGTGCATGCCCATCGCTCCTTTTTTCAATTAACGGGACCGTATTTTAATGGTTATGCGTTTCGGGACGTCGCGGGTCTGGCCAACATCGTGCGCAAAGTGCAGAAGGAAGGGGCGACGCCTCCTGATTTGCAGGCCGCCTACCCGGGGATCAAATTCCGTGAGAAATCCGCATGGGACGCTGCCAATCAGGGGGTCAACAAAGGCATGACCAACCTGATCGACATGCTGCGAAAGGATCGCGAAAACATCAAAAAACAACGCGTCGCTTCCGGGGTAGAAGCGAAATTTTCGGAGCTGACCAGCAGGGAACTGCCGATGGATTAAGTGCTCATCGGTTCTTAGCCACACTTCAGCAACTGCCGAAGCATGGGCACCATCTGCAAATAGAGGCTCTGTCGGCCTAGACGACTGAGAAGGTTAGCAATCAATGCGGCGTCGGTTGGAAGATCGGCCGGAAGCAGCTCTTCGCGTTGATGATCGGGAAGTGCCACCCGGGTGCTCACATAAGCGGAACCACACTCGCGCTCGACACTGAATGAGGCGTTGGCGGAGCTGAGCACGACCGATTGCAAGGGGGCTTCGCCGGCGACTTCAGAAACATGAACGCTGATGGTCTGCCCTTCGGGCAAAACCAGAGTCGGGGAGCAGTCGATCACCTGCATTTCTGCCTTCAATCGCACTCCCACCCACGCGGCGAGCAACAACCCCGCGACGCGGTGACCGGGGCCGTGGGTGATGGTCATGTTGGTTACCTTCGGCAACTCCGCCAAGGCAAGCGGATCATGAAAACACGTGGCCAACGCAGTGCGAAAGAAGTGCGAGCGCAGCCAGCTGAGGTCATACACATGGAAACGCGCGGCGTTTTCGCACTCGGCCTGCAGCAGCCGTTCGAAGTCGTGCGCAGGATTCGACCAACGCGAGCTGTCGATGAACAACAGATCGATGACGTTGTAGAGTCGCTCATCAAAGTTGTCGGTGATGTCGCCCTGCCACCAGAACACCAATGGCAGATCGGAGTCGAGATGGGCGAACACGGTGTTGCGCACTTGATTGGCACCACCGCCTTCAAGCACAAAGGAAACCTGCTCGCTGCACACGGATTTCCGACCATCGTGAATCTGGCAATGAGCGGTCACCCAGGCGCGGCTGCGTGGCTTCCGATCGCCCGGCTGGCTGAGGATGAGCAGTCCGCGGCACGCATGTTCCTTGGTGATTTCGGCCAGCAACTGCGTGTTGGTGGCGATGGAGGCAGGATCTTCGCTGTAGATGGCGAAGTTCATCAAGGATGCTTTGTCGCGCGCTTCATCAGCGCCCCAAAGTTCCTTGAGGGCCTTGTCCACGCGTCCAAGCGGAACTTCCTGGCCAAGGATGGAAAGGGTGGATTCGAGGTCAGTCATGAGAAAAAAATTTGAGGGAGTTTGTCACGTCGTTCTCAGAGCCGACGCCAGACGCGATTGTTCTCCTGCAGAAGCTGGTCGGCTTCTTTCGGACCCCACGAACCGGCGGGATATTCGCACATCGGCGGCTGTGGACCGTCGTTGTGCCAGGCATGTTCGATCTCGTCGATGAAGGACCACGCGTGCTCAACTTCATCGCGACGGGCAAACAAAGTGGCGTCGCCGGCCATGGCATCCAGTAGTAACCGTTCGTAGGCCTCCGGGCTGGCCTTGCCAAAGCTGGTGCTGTAGCGGAAGTCCATTTTGACCGGTTGCAAAAGCAGCTGCACGCCGGGGAGTTTGGACATCATGCGCAACGAAATGCCTTCGTCAGGCTGGATGCGGAACACCAAAACGTTGCGGCTTCCGCCCAACTCACCGGTCGCAAAAGGAACTTGCGGCGGTTGTTTGAAATGGATGGAGATCTCGGTGGCTTTTTTGGGCAACTGTTTGCCGACGCGCATGTAAAACGGCACGCCCTGCCAGCGCCAGGTGTCGATGAACAACCGAAGCGCCACATAACTTTCGGTCATCGACTTGGGATTGACGCGATCTTCCTGACGATATCCCACCCGCTCCACACCATCGACACTGCCAGCGGTGTATTGGGCGCGGATGACATTTTTCGCGACTTCATCCACCCCACGCCATTTGCGCAGCGAACGAATGACCTTCACTTTTTCATCGCGCACCGCATCGGCGCCGAGTCCGGTCGGCGGTTCCATGGCAACGAGGCTGAGAAGCTGGAAAAGGTGATTCTGCACCATGTCGCGCAAGGCACCGGCGGTGTCGTAATAACCGCCGCGACCGCCTTCCATGCCGAGGTTTTCGGCACAGGTGATCTGGACTTGCTCAATAAAAAGGTTGTTCCACAGCGGCTCAAAAATGTGGTTGGCAAACCGCATGACCATGATGTTCTGCGCGGTTTCTTTGCCGAGGTAATGGTCGATGCGGTAGGTGTCGCTTTCGTGGAAGGTCTGGCTGACCACTTCGTTGAGATGGCGGGCACTTTTGAGGTCCTTGCCGAAAGGTTTTTCGCAAACCACCCGAGCCCATTTGCCGCTTGGACCTTCATTGAGGCCGCTCTCGCGCAGCATCAGCATGATTTCGTCGAAAAATTCGGGGGCGGAGGCGAGATAGAACAGACGGTTGGCCGCAGCGCCCCGTTCTTTGTCGAATTCGTCGAGCAGGACTTTCAAAGCCTTGTAGCCTTCGAGGTCCTGAAATTCGCTGCGGTGATAATGGATGCTCTGACCGAAGTTTGCCCATAGGGCTGCGTCATGCCCCTGACGGGAGTTTTTTTTGTTCGACTCCTCCAGCTCAGTGCGGAATTCGTCGTCCGCCTTGTCGCGACGGGCAAAGCCCACCACCTTGAACTGGGGTGGCAGATCACCTCCGGCGGCAAGGTTGTAGAGGGCGGGGATCAGCTTGCGGTGGGTCAGGTCGCCGGTGGCGCCGAAGATGACGACCGTGCAGGGCTCGGCGCGATGGCGCGAGATGAGCGTTTCCTGAAAAGGATTTTCAATGTCGGACATGTGATTGGAATGGGATGCCGCCACCGCGAAGGCAACGAGGGGCAAAAACTAAGCTGCGTTATCGTTGCGCGCAACCAAGGACGTTTGCCCGACGGGGTGCAAGTGATGAAAGTGTTTCATCATAAGCATGAAATGCGCCCTGGAAGGCGGTGAGATTCGTATCCGTAATTTCCCAAAGATGTCCCCGCCTCAAATCGCCGAGCGCCCTTTGCTGTTCCTGCTCGCTGCGGTGCAGTTCACGCATTTGATGGATTTTATGGTGATGATGCCGCTGGGACCCCAGTTGATGCGGCTGTTTGAGATCGCCCCGGACCAGTTCAGCTTGCTGGTGGCAGTTTACACTTTTAGCGCGGCGATCGCGGGAGTGGCGGGAGCGTTGTTTGTGGATCGCTTTGATCGACGCACCGCGCTTTTGTTCACCTACGGCGGTTTTATCCTGGGCACCCTGGCTTGTGCCTTGGCCCCCGGCTACCACTCGCTGCTGGTTGCCCGGGCGATCAGTGGTGCTTTTGGAGGAGTGGCGGGATCGTTGGTGTTGACCATCATCGGCGATGTCGTTCCGCCGGAACGTCGCGGTCGCGCCATTGGGGTGGTGATGGCCGCTTTTTCGCTCGCGTCGGTCGTGGGGGTGCCGGTCGGTCTCTGGCTGGCGGCGCAATGGAGCTGGCACGCGCCGTTTTTGATGATCGTCGGCACCGGCCTGATGGTCTGGGCGGCGGTTTGGGGAGTGCTGCCAAGGATGCGTGCCCACATGCTCGCCGCCGATGCACCGGCCGTTAAAGTGCTCGCCGGCGTGAAAGAACTTTTGTCGAATCGCAACTCCCGAACTGCGCTTGGATTCATGATGATGATGGTGTTTGGCCATTTCATCCTCATCCCGTTTCTGAGTCCGAGTCTGGTTTCCAACGCGGGATTGATGGAGAGTGAGCTGTTCTGGTTTTACCTCGCAGGCGGCATTGCCAGTTTGTTCAGCGCGCCGTTGATTGGTCGTATGGCCGATCGATTCGGAAAAAAATGGATGTTTGCCGTCACCATCGTGTGCGGGGCGGTGCCCGTCTATTTCATCGCCAACCTCGGCCCAACCTCACTGCCAATCATCATCATTCTTGCCGCCGTGTTTTTCATGTTTGCCGGCGGTCGTTTTGTGCCGGGGCAGGCGATCATCACCGGGTCCGTGCCGCCTCGTCTGCGCGGGAGTTTTATGAGCCTCAACAACAGCGTTCGCGATTTTGCCGCAGGTGCCGCTTCGTTGATTGGCGGACAGATCATCGTGAAGGATCTGGTTACCGGCAAACTGCTTCACCTTCCCGTCCTGGGTTGGATCGCGATCACCGTGAGTCTGCTCAGCATGGTGTTGATGTCGCGGGTGAAACCGGTGTCGTGATCGAAAAGAAAGTAGAAGGCTCGTCCCCGAGCCCTGTTCCATCATGCAAGGCCCGGGACGGGCCTTCTACTTTCTTAGCGCCAACTCGCGCTCCTCTTCACTCAGCTCGCGCCATGTCCCAACCGCCAGATCATCCGGCAACGCCAGTGCGCCGATGCGCTCACGATGGAGGCTCACCACCCGGTTGCCAACGCGATGAAACATGCGTTTGATCTGATGATAGCGCCCCTCATGCAGCGTGACTCGTGCACGATGGCTTCCAAGAATCTCCAGCTCCGCAGGCAGCGTATGAATGTCCTCCGTGTGAAAATAGAATCCTGCCGCAAAGGCCGCCACTGCCTCTGGAGCAATCACCTCCGCCATTTCCACCAAATACGACTTGGGCACCTTATGATGCGGATCCATCAACCGTTTTGACCACCGACCATCATTGGTCAAAAGCAGCAATCCTGAACTCGCCCGATCCAGTCGACCCGCCAGATGCAGGGACCCTTTGTCTGGATCGTCGATCAAATCCATCACCGTTGGATGTTGCGGGTCCGACGTTGCGCTCAAATAACCCGTCGGTTTGTGCAGAATCACATACAGCGACCGCACCTCTTCCTGAATACAGACCCCCTCCAGCTCCACGCGCATGAAACGATCCACCTCCCAGCGGCTGTCGCGAATGACCACCCCATCCACGCTCACCCTGCCAGTCGCAATCCAGCGATGCGCCGCCGTGCGACCGGCAGAATCATGACTGGCAACCAGGCGATCAAGCTTCATACCCGGCTACTGACGCCAAGATCTGACCAGTTTCTACCATGAAATCTCCCTTGTGAGCCTTGCATGTGTTCTTATCTGCATCAATCTTTGGGCCTCATGGCGGCACACGTTGGAATTGATCTCGGCACCACCTTATCCGGCCTCGCCTACTTGAAGGCTGATGGCACCCCAGAAATCGTCCCCAATTGTGACGGCGAACGCCTCACCCCATCCGTCGTTTACTTCGAACAGAAAGAGAGCGTCAAACTGGTCGGCACGCCCGCCCGCAATGGCGGCGATCCGGAACGCACCGTGTTCCAGATCAAACGCCACATGGACGATCCCGATTACTCCGTCGAGTTCGACGGGCACCGCTGGACTCCGTCAGAAATCTCCGCGCTCATCCTCAGCAAACTGAAACAAGATTGCTCGAGGATCATTGGCGCGATCAAGGACGTCATCATCACCGTTCCCGCCAACTACAACGAGCTCGCCCGCAAAAGCACCATCGCCGCCGCCGAAATGGCCGGCATGAACGTGACCCGCCTCGTCAACGAACCCACCGCCGCCGCTCTTTACTACGCCTACCGCCACCATTCCCGCGGACGTGTTCTCGTCTTCGACCTCGGAGGCGGCACATTGGATGTCACCATCCTCGACATCGACTTCAACAACATCCGCATCATCACCAGCGAAGGCGCACGCCATCTCGGCGGCGGCCATATTGACGATCTGCTGCTCGAACTCTACAGCGAGCAATACCGGCAGCATCTCAACACCGAACTCTACACCAACGAGCGCCAGCGCCGCCGCATTTTGCAGTCCATCGAAGACTCCAAAAAGATGCTCAGCAAACTGCGAAACATCCAGGACACCATCAGCAACAGCACCCACGGCAACGTCGCCATTGATCTCAGTCGCGAGACCTTCGAGACCATCATCTCACGCCTCCTCACCCGCGCCGTCATGCTCGTCGAGCAAACCCTCGACAGCGCCAAACTCAAACCCGGCGACATCGATCATGTGGTGCTCGTCGGCGGCTCCACCCGCATTCCGAAGGTCAAAGCTGTCCTGCACAAGTTCTTCGGCAAAGCGCCCGAATTCTGCGGCAATGTCGACGAAGCCGTCGCCCTCGGCGCCGCCCTCTTCGCCCGCCACGCCGCCAACATTCAGGAAGTCTGCAACCACAGCTACGGCACCCTCGCCTACATCGTGAACGCCCGCACCGGCGAGGAAGGCATCCAAAATTCCATCGTCATCCCGAAGAACACTCCACTCCCGTGTTCTTTCGCCGAGATCTACACCACCTCCGAAGCCAATGAGCAGGAGATTCATGTCGACATCACCCAGGGCGAAGACAGCGATCCACGTTACATTGATGTCATCGGCCGCCTTACTTTGGACGTTCCCCCGGGTCGTCCGGCCGGATGCGAAATCAAGGTCACTTTCAGCTACGATGAAAACCAGCGCGTGCGCGCCATGGTGCTTGACCGTCAGACGGGCCTGAGCAAAGAAATTGCGGTAAATTACAAAGGCAAAGGCATCCTCACCGACGAAGAACTCGAAAACCGTGGAACCATGCTGCGACAGTTGCGCATCGAATAACCGACCTGACCCAACCCCCCACAAATCCCCGCCCCTCCGCCGATGACCATGTTCAACAAACTCAAATCCCTGTTCGACAGCCGGGCCGCCAAACTTCCGCTTGCTCCGCGGCCCGTCGCGACACCGCTCCACCGACCCCTTCCGACATCCAAGAGCAGTTCGCCGCCTCCCGCCGCGGCCGAATTGAAATCCGAGAGGACCACCTCCCCGCCAGTTTCTTTCCCCAGCAGTCCATCACCGGCACCTGTTTCCACACCGACTCCGACACCAACACCTCCGCCTAATCTAGCGCCAGCATCGCCGCCAAAACCCGCCGTTCCTGCCTCGCCCTCACCCGCTCCTGCGGAAGTCGCCAAACAGCCCGAAAAGAAACCCTCTTCCGCTGCTGAAGCTCCCAAGCCGGTCGCTCCGAAAGCTGCTTCAACCGCCGTCCCACCCGCCCCATCCAAAAAACCTAATCCTGCCGTTTTCACCCCGACGCCCGAGCAGCTTTGCAACATCAGTCCCAACATGACCCCTGAACAGGTGCGCCAACGACTGGCCATGCTTTACCGGCGTTACAATCATGCCTCCTCAAGCCTGAATGCCGGTCTGAGGGTCGAAGCCGAGGCAGCCCTAAACGCCATTGTTGCTGTTCGGGAAAAATATTTTGGCCCGGTTTGAAAAAAATTGGCCCTGGGTTGCCATTTTTTGCATCTGAACACCGCATTGAACGCATAAGTGGTGAGGCATATGTCTCGTCCACCAGTCTTCAGAATTTCATTGGTGACTCACCCTACGAAATTTTGAAACCATTGTATGTTAGGTTGGTTTTCTCTAGAAGACACCCTTTCCAAATCACCCGTTTTTCCGACCTTGCCCCCTACTTTACCACGCATTGCCATCACCATGGGAGACCCCGCTGGAGTCGGCCCCGAAATCTGCCTTCGTGCCCTCGCCAGCGCAGAGATTCGCGAGATCGCCACAGCAGTCGTTTTCGGCGACGCCGCCGTGCTTCGGCATTGCGCGGCCGTGACTGGGCTTCCTGAGCCACGCTGCATCGTTCGTGAAGCGCGCTGGTCCCAAAATTTTGCCAGCCTGAATGAGCCCGCCGTGCTCGATTTGCCCGGCTTCAATGCCACCGACTTCAACCCTGGCACTGTCAGCGGCAGCACCGGTGCCGCCGCCTATCGATACATTCAAAAAAGCATCACCGCTGCGGTTGACCTCGAAGTCCAGGCCGTCGTGACCGCCCCCATCAACAAGGAGGCTCTTCGCGCTGCCGGTATTGATTTCCCTGGTCACACCGAAATTTTTGCCAGCGCCACCCGAGCCCGACGCGCCTGCATGTTTCAATTTAGCAAGGAAGTCTGCGCCAGTTTTGTCACTGTCCACGTTGGTTACAGCGAAGTTCCCGCCCTCATCAGCACCGACCGCATCCTCGACGTCATCGAACTCACTGCCGCCGCCCTGCAACGCATCCATGGTCGGCCCCCGAGGCTTGCCGTGCTCGGTCTCAATCCCCATGCCGGTGAACACGGCCTTTTCGGCAACCGCGAAGAAGAGCGTTTCATCATCCCTGCCATCCAAACCGCCCGTCAGCGCGGTTATGAGATCGAAGGCCCGCTCCCACCCGACACCGCCTTCATCCCTGCCAAACGAAGAGTCATCGACGGCTTCATCTGCATGTATCACGACCAGGGCCACATCCCTTTGAAAGCCCTTGCGTTTGATAGCGCTGTCAACACCACCCTCGGCCTTCCCATCGTGCGCACCAGCGTCGACCACGGCACCGCCTGCGACATCGCCTGGCAGGCCAAGGCTGACCCCGGCAGTCTGTTCGCCGCCATCAAGCTCGCCGCAAAACTGTCTGCTTCCTGACCACCCAAACTCTGGCACTCCCGACTTTGGCAGCCGGAAATTTTCTCTCCTGCCAAATCAGCCCGGGCATCATTGGGTCGTTCCTATCACCCCAATCACCTGATGATGAAGTGTGTTCACCCGGACAGGCTTGCCCATCATTTTTGTTAACGCAGCTTATCGCCAAACATTCGGGGTTTCGTGCTCAACTACTCCAGGTATAGTTCGCCCAGGGTTCAATCCATCCGCGACACCAAATCGTCTATGCCGAAGAAATCTCATTGCATCGTCACGCCGGAATTCCTGGGACCAACCGGAGACGGGGAAATCGGAAAATACTGCCATCATCTCATGAGACTCTTGAGGCAGCTGGAGAGCGAAGTGACGATTGTGTTCACCGGTTCCTTTGAAAAAGGGGATGCCGATCACTGGTTGCGGCACTTTCGCGATCAACATGGGGTGGAGTTTTACACCATTGTGTTGCCCGAAAACCGGATTCATTGGAACTCAGGCTTTTCCTTCAACCTCAATAGCCGGGCCGTGGCTGAATTTCTAGAAGGCCGTCAATTTGATGCCATCCACTTCCAACAATGGCAGGGCAACGGATTCATCCCCATGCAGCGTCGGCGCAACTTGGGCACGCTGCCTGAGGCGGTGGTAACCATCACCTTGCACAGCAGTTCCGAGTGGTTGGCCGAGGAAAGTCAAAACTTGCGCCGTGGTTCGGTTGAAAATTTGCTGGAAGGCTACTGCGAGCGTTATGCCGTCGAACATGCCGACTTAGTCATCAGCCCGACGATGCATCTGATTGACAGGGCGATTTCCTCAGGTTGGAAATTGCCGGAGAGTCGGGCACTGCTGCCCTGTTTCATTGATGTTTTGCCATGGGCAGTCATCCCCGAAGGCATTCCCGACGAATTGATCTACTACGGTCGACTCGAAACGAGCAAAGGATTGGAAGTGTTTGCTGGTGCCCTGCGCAACCTCGTCTCGCATTCGGCCCAAGCAGGAGCCAGCAAGCGCAAGGTCACTTTCCTCGGCAAGCCCGGCATCGTGAAAAATAAACGCGCCGCCTTGGATTTCCTCGCTGAGCTTGAAGATGAGCTGCGGATTGCATTCCAAATAACAGTCGAGAGTGATCTCGATTACCCTGCCTGTCAGGATTACTTGTCCGACCACCCATCCGCCCTCGTGGTCATTGCGCCGTTGCAAGACAGCCATCCCTTCACCGTCCTTGAGTGCCTGCAGCAGGGGAGTCGCTTCATCGCCAGTCGCATCGGCGGCATTCCGGAAATGATGGCCGATGACAGCTGCCTGTTTGAACCCACCGAGCCGGACTTGACTGCCAAACTGCTGGAAAAACTCCAACAGCCCGGCGGCGCAACCGCAGCAGCTTATTCATCCGCCACCTTGCGGGAGCAGTGGCGTCAACTGCTTGAAGACACCCTGCCGGAAATCCATCGTCACAAGGCCACGCCCGCCA encodes:
- the pdxA gene encoding 4-hydroxythreonine-4-phosphate dehydrogenase PdxA, whose protein sequence is MPPTLPRIAITMGDPAGVGPEICLRALASAEIREIATAVVFGDAAVLRHCAAVTGLPEPRCIVREARWSQNFASLNEPAVLDLPGFNATDFNPGTVSGSTGAAAYRYIQKSITAAVDLEVQAVVTAPINKEALRAAGIDFPGHTEIFASATRARRACMFQFSKEVCASFVTVHVGYSEVPALISTDRILDVIELTAAALQRIHGRPPRLAVLGLNPHAGEHGLFGNREEERFIIPAIQTARQRGYEIEGPLPPDTAFIPAKRRVIDGFICMYHDQGHIPLKALAFDSAVNTTLGLPIVRTSVDHGTACDIAWQAKADPGSLFAAIKLAAKLSAS